The Tepidibacter aestuarii genome contains a region encoding:
- the gyrB gene encoding DNA topoisomerase (ATP-hydrolyzing) subunit B, whose protein sequence is MNKEYGASQIQVLEGLEPVRKRPGMYIGSTGPRGLHHLVYEVVDNSIDEALAGYCNEIYVSLENDGSVCVVDNGRGIPVEKHPQTGKSTVETVLTVLHAGGKFGSGGYKVSGGLHGVGVSVVNALSEWIEVSVKRDEKIHSQRYERGNPISDLGVVGTTDETGTTIKFKPDDTIFEEVVFKYETLEHRLRELAFLNKGIKIVLEDKRADKEKKKEFHYDGGIIEFVKHLNKTRTPLHEDSIYFERKVDDYIVEISMQYTDTYTENIYAFANNINTHEGGSHLSGFKSALTRTVNEYSRRNNFLKEKDVNLLGEDIREGLTAIVSVKLPDPQFEGQTKTKLGNPEVRSIVEGVTVEAFGSFLEENPASSRIIVDKSLRSQRARAAAKKARELTRRKSILGSTSLPGKLADCSEKDPALSEIYLVEGDSAGGSAKQGRDRETQAILPLKGKILNVEKSRLDKILNSEEIRNMITAFGCGIGNEFDSERLRYHKIVIMTDADVDGAHIRTLLLTLFFRYMRPLLDNGYVYIAQPPLYKIKKGKTEVYAYSDKEMNAVLDEIGRKSVNIQRYKGLGEMNAEQLWDTTMNPDTRTLLQVSIQDAAMADEVFSTLMGDKVEPRRNFIQENAKYVDNLDV, encoded by the coding sequence ATGAATAAAGAATATGGAGCAAGTCAAATTCAAGTACTAGAAGGATTAGAGCCTGTAAGAAAAAGACCTGGTATGTACATAGGATCTACTGGTCCAAGAGGACTCCATCATTTAGTTTATGAGGTAGTCGACAACAGTATAGATGAAGCTCTAGCTGGATACTGTAATGAAATATACGTATCTTTAGAGAACGATGGAAGTGTATGTGTTGTAGATAATGGGCGTGGAATACCTGTAGAAAAACATCCTCAAACAGGAAAATCTACTGTAGAAACTGTTCTAACTGTGCTGCATGCAGGAGGAAAGTTTGGATCGGGTGGATATAAGGTTTCAGGAGGACTTCATGGAGTTGGTGTATCTGTAGTAAATGCACTATCTGAGTGGATTGAAGTAAGTGTTAAAAGAGATGAAAAAATTCATTCACAAAGATATGAAAGAGGAAATCCAATATCAGATTTGGGTGTAGTTGGAACTACGGATGAAACAGGTACCACTATAAAATTTAAACCAGATGATACTATATTTGAAGAAGTTGTATTTAAATATGAAACATTAGAGCATAGACTTAGAGAGTTAGCTTTTTTAAATAAAGGAATCAAGATAGTATTAGAAGATAAAAGAGCGGATAAAGAGAAGAAAAAAGAATTTCACTATGATGGTGGAATTATAGAGTTTGTAAAGCATTTAAATAAAACTAGAACACCTCTTCATGAAGATAGCATTTATTTCGAGAGAAAAGTAGATGATTATATAGTTGAAATATCTATGCAGTATACAGATACATATACTGAAAATATATACGCTTTTGCTAATAATATAAATACTCATGAAGGTGGAAGTCATTTAAGCGGATTTAAGAGTGCATTAACTAGAACTGTAAATGAGTATTCTAGAAGGAATAATTTCTTAAAAGAGAAAGATGTAAACTTATTAGGTGAAGATATAAGAGAAGGTCTTACAGCTATCGTTTCTGTGAAACTTCCTGATCCTCAATTTGAAGGACAAACTAAAACTAAGCTTGGAAACCCAGAAGTTAGAAGTATAGTAGAAGGTGTTACTGTTGAGGCTTTTGGATCTTTCTTAGAAGAAAATCCAGCAAGTTCTAGAATAATAGTTGATAAATCACTTAGATCTCAAAGAGCAAGAGCTGCTGCTAAAAAAGCGAGAGAACTTACAAGAAGAAAGAGTATTCTTGGAAGTACATCTCTTCCAGGAAAGCTTGCTGATTGTTCAGAAAAAGATCCAGCTCTGAGTGAGATATACTTAGTCGAAGGGGATTCAGCCGGTGGATCTGCTAAACAAGGTAGAGACAGAGAGACTCAAGCAATTCTTCCACTTAAGGGTAAGATATTAAATGTCGAAAAATCAAGACTAGATAAAATATTAAATTCAGAAGAAATAAGAAATATGATAACAGCATTTGGTTGTGGTATTGGAAATGAATTTGATAGTGAAAGACTTAGATACCATAAGATTGTTATAATGACCGATGCCGATGTCGATGGGGCTCATATAAGAACTCTTCTTCTTACTTTATTCTTTAGATATATGAGACCTTTATTAGATAATGGATATGTTTATATAGCTCAACCGCCATTATATAAAATAAAAAAGGGAAAAACAGAGGTTTATGCTTACTCAGATAAGGAAATGAATGCAGTCCTAGATGAAATAGGAAGAAAATCTGTTAATATTCAAAGATATAAGGGTCTTGGAGAGATGAACGCTGAGCAATTATGGGATACGACTATGAATCCTGATACAAGAACCTTACTTCAAGTTTCTATTCAAGATGCTGCTATGGCGGATGAGGTATTCTCTACGTTAATGGGAGATAAGGTTGAACCTAGAAGAAACTTCATACAAGAAAATGCAAAATATGTAGATAATTTAGATGTATAA
- a CDS encoding ATP-binding protein — protein MTMPSKPEYVGVIRLTVSAIANRMGFDVEEIEDIKVAVAEGCTNAIKHGLDKNFYVNFLVSANNLSIVIKDDGKGCNPSQIEEPDLLNPKEGGLGLFIVKSLMDEVEFTSEEGSGSIVKMTKYLGADI, from the coding sequence ATGACTATGCCTAGTAAGCCTGAATATGTAGGGGTTATAAGGCTGACTGTTTCTGCAATTGCGAATAGAATGGGATTTGATGTAGAAGAGATAGAAGATATAAAGGTTGCAGTAGCGGAAGGATGCACTAATGCTATAAAACATGGACTGGATAAAAATTTTTATGTTAATTTTTTAGTATCGGCTAATAATTTGTCTATAGTAATAAAGGATGATGGAAAAGGTTGTAACCCATCTCAAATAGAAGAACCAGATTTATTAAACCCTAAAGAAGGTGGACTTGGTCTTTTTATTGTTAAAAGTCTTATGGATGAGGTAGAATTTACATCTGAAGAAGGATCTGGATCAATAGTAAAAATGACTAAGTATTTAGGAGCTGATATTTAA
- the gyrA gene encoding DNA gyrase subunit A: protein MSEYKDRIVPVEIEDEMKKSYIDYAMSVIVGRALPDVRDGLKPVHRRILYSMNELNLTPEKAYRKSARIVGDVLGKYHPHGDAAVYLAMVRMAQEFSTRYTLVNGHGNFGSIDGDSPAAMRYTEAKMQRLTMELLRDIDKETVDYTANFDDTLKEPSVLPSRFPNLLVNGSNGIAVGMATSIPPHNLREVIDGVIHLIDNPDCDVEDLTEFIKGPDFPTGSTIMGKESVMKAYRTGRGKAKVRAKAEIEETAKGREQIVITEIPYLVNKAKLVEKIADLVKDKKVEGISDLRDESNRKGMRIVIEIKRDANANIVLNKLYKHSQLEDTFSIIMLSLVNGEPKVLNLKQMLYYYLEHQKDVVTRRTQYELRKAEERAHILEGLKIALDNIDEVISIIKASKNGQEAKLSLIDRFDLSEIQAQAILDMRLQKLTGLEIEKIQDEYEELLKIINRLKEILADERILLNLIKDEITLIRDKYGDDRKTDIQAVAGEIDIKDLIEDEEIAVTLTHFGYIKRLPSDTYKSQKRGGKGISALTTREEDFVEHLITTTTHSRLACFTNKGRVYRINAYEIPEGKRQAKGTAMINLIPLDKDEKITSLIPMVDSHDEKYLVLCTKNGIIKKTALSEFRKSNRNGLIAINLREDDELIGVKITNGDQEIMLVSKDGMAIKFSEKDVREMGRSAMGVKGISLNEDNIVVSMELVDEGSELLVVSENGYGKRSSVDEYRIQNRGGKGLKTYNINDKTGSLIGAKVVNEEDELMMINSDGVLIRIAVEEISKLSRVTSGVKLMRTDEECYVVSMAKIVGEE, encoded by the coding sequence ATGAGTGAATATAAAGATAGGATAGTCCCTGTTGAGATAGAAGATGAAATGAAGAAATCGTATATTGATTATGCGATGAGTGTAATAGTTGGACGTGCACTTCCTGATGTAAGAGATGGATTAAAACCAGTTCATAGAAGAATTCTTTATTCTATGAATGAACTTAATTTAACGCCTGAAAAAGCGTATAGAAAATCAGCCCGTATTGTCGGGGACGTACTAGGTAAGTACCACCCACATGGAGATGCTGCAGTTTATCTTGCTATGGTTAGAATGGCTCAAGAATTCTCTACTAGATATACTTTGGTTAATGGCCATGGTAACTTTGGATCAATAGATGGGGATTCTCCTGCTGCAATGCGTTATACAGAAGCTAAAATGCAAAGGCTTACAATGGAGCTTTTAAGAGATATAGATAAAGAAACAGTAGATTATACAGCTAACTTTGATGATACATTAAAGGAACCTTCAGTTCTTCCGTCTAGATTCCCTAATTTATTAGTTAATGGATCTAATGGTATAGCTGTTGGTATGGCAACTTCTATTCCGCCTCACAATTTAAGAGAGGTTATAGATGGTGTTATCCATTTAATTGATAATCCAGATTGTGATGTAGAAGATCTTACTGAGTTTATAAAAGGACCAGATTTCCCAACAGGATCTACTATAATGGGTAAAGAAAGTGTTATGAAGGCTTACAGAACTGGTAGAGGAAAAGCAAAGGTAAGAGCTAAAGCTGAAATAGAAGAAACGGCAAAAGGTAGAGAGCAAATAGTTATAACAGAGATACCTTATCTTGTCAATAAAGCTAAGCTTGTTGAAAAAATAGCTGATCTTGTTAAAGATAAGAAGGTAGAGGGAATATCTGATCTTAGAGATGAAAGTAATAGAAAAGGTATGAGAATTGTAATAGAGATTAAGAGAGATGCTAATGCAAACATAGTTCTTAATAAGCTTTATAAGCATTCTCAACTTGAAGATACTTTCAGTATAATAATGCTTTCTCTTGTAAATGGAGAACCTAAGGTTCTAAATTTAAAACAAATGTTATACTACTATTTAGAGCATCAAAAGGATGTTGTAACTAGAAGAACACAGTACGAGTTAAGAAAAGCAGAAGAAAGAGCTCATATATTAGAGGGATTAAAGATAGCACTTGATAATATTGATGAAGTAATTAGTATTATAAAGGCGTCTAAGAATGGTCAAGAAGCTAAATTAAGTCTTATTGATAGATTTGATCTTAGCGAAATCCAAGCACAAGCTATACTTGATATGAGACTTCAAAAGCTTACTGGTCTTGAAATAGAGAAGATTCAAGATGAGTATGAAGAATTATTGAAGATTATAAATAGATTAAAAGAAATATTAGCAGATGAGAGAATACTTCTAAATCTTATAAAGGATGAAATCACTCTTATAAGAGATAAATACGGTGATGATAGAAAGACTGATATACAAGCAGTTGCAGGTGAAATAGATATCAAGGACTTGATCGAAGATGAAGAAATTGCCGTAACATTAACTCATTTTGGATACATAAAGAGACTTCCATCTGACACTTATAAGAGTCAAAAAAGAGGTGGAAAGGGAATATCAGCTCTAACTACTAGAGAAGAAGATTTCGTAGAGCATCTAATAACTACTACTACTCATAGTAGACTTGCATGTTTCACTAACAAAGGTAGAGTATATAGAATAAATGCTTATGAAATACCTGAAGGTAAGAGACAAGCTAAGGGAACTGCTATGATAAACTTAATACCTCTTGATAAGGATGAGAAGATAACTTCATTAATTCCGATGGTTGATTCTCATGATGAAAAGTACCTTGTTCTTTGTACTAAGAACGGTATAATTAAAAAGACTGCCTTAAGTGAATTTAGAAAGAGTAATAGAAATGGATTAATAGCTATTAACTTAAGAGAAGATGATGAGCTTATAGGAGTTAAGATAACTAATGGAGATCAAGAGATTATGTTAGTTAGTAAGGATGGTATGGCTATTAAGTTCAGCGAGAAAGATGTTAGAGAAATGGGAAGAAGTGCTATGGGAGTTAAGGGTATAAGCCTGAATGAAGATAACATAGTGGTTTCTATGGAGCTCGTAGATGAAGGAAGCGAACTTTTAGTTGTAAGTGAGAATGGTTATGGAAAAAGAAGTTCTGTAGATGAATATAGAATACAAAATAGAGGTGGAAAAGGCCTTAAGACTTATAATATAAATGACAAAACAGGAAGCTTAATAGGCGCTAAGGTAGTAAATGAAGAAGATGAGCTTATGATGATAAATTCTGATGGAGTATTAATCAGAATCGCTGTAGAAGAAATATCTAAGCTTAGCAGAGTAACTAGTGGTGTTAAACTTATGAGAACAGATGAAGAATGCTACGTAGTATCTATGGCTAAAATAGTTGGAGAAGAATAG
- a CDS encoding GerAB/ArcD/ProY family transporter: MNKETFSNIQGISSIVLFMSGTSSIVTLALEAKQDIWLATILSLSMAIIIAFILIRLHSIFQEKNLFDMLEICFGKFIGKGIILLYIWFIFHEGAQVLMNTSQFITFTSFSKTPEIISRILFLFVCTWAAKEGIEVICRLSNFLLFIFIASVLIVVLLLIPKMDINNLEPVLNNGVKPIMQGAFASFSFPFGEIVILTMFFSNFKTKESPFRIYILGLLVSGIIVLTLSLATVLTLGPDEASNTFFPTYITVARINIAFIQRTEIISALIFVLGGFIKLSIILVAICKGIIRVFNFTNYPFLVTPISILMINLSFFLHGSRMDLIKWNEEIFPYYALPFEVIFPILLFAIAEIQKRKLTNKSS; encoded by the coding sequence TTGAATAAAGAAACTTTTTCTAATATACAGGGGATTTCTAGTATTGTACTTTTTATGTCAGGAACTTCCTCAATAGTAACACTTGCTTTAGAGGCTAAACAAGATATATGGTTAGCTACAATATTGTCTTTATCTATGGCAATTATTATAGCATTTATATTAATTCGTCTACATTCTATTTTTCAGGAAAAGAATTTATTTGATATGCTTGAAATTTGTTTTGGAAAATTTATTGGGAAGGGAATTATCCTATTATATATTTGGTTTATATTTCATGAAGGAGCACAAGTTTTAATGAATACTAGTCAGTTTATTACATTTACATCGTTTTCTAAAACTCCTGAAATTATATCTAGAATACTCTTTTTATTTGTGTGCACTTGGGCTGCTAAAGAAGGAATTGAAGTAATATGCAGGTTGTCTAATTTTCTCTTATTTATATTTATTGCTTCCGTACTTATTGTAGTATTATTATTGATTCCCAAAATGGATATAAATAATCTTGAACCTGTTCTGAATAACGGAGTAAAACCAATTATGCAAGGTGCTTTTGCATCATTTTCATTTCCTTTTGGAGAAATCGTAATTCTTACTATGTTTTTTTCTAACTTTAAAACAAAAGAATCTCCCTTTAGAATTTATATTTTGGGTTTGCTTGTTAGCGGAATAATAGTATTAACACTTTCTTTAGCTACTGTTTTGACTTTAGGCCCCGACGAAGCTTCAAATACATTCTTTCCTACATATATAACTGTTGCAAGGATTAATATAGCTTTCATCCAGAGAACAGAAATAATATCAGCTCTTATATTTGTATTAGGAGGATTTATTAAGTTGAGTATAATTTTAGTAGCTATCTGTAAAGGAATTATTAGAGTATTTAATTTTACTAATTATCCATTTCTAGTAACTCCTATTTCTATCCTTATGATTAATCTTTCTTTTTTTCTACATGGTAGTAGAATGGATTTAATTAAATGGAACGAAGAAATATTTCCATATTATGCTTTACCATTTGAGGTAATTTTTCCTATACTTCTGTTTGCTATTGCTGAAATACAGAAGAGAAAATTAACTAATAAGTCATCTTAG
- the remB gene encoding extracellular matrix regulator RemB, with protein sequence MFLHLGGDCDILISDIIFILDSKCSYDLKKASEGIYETINLTEQNPKSIIVTNCDNKFYVYYSPISSITLLKRAGISNPAFLETEVI encoded by the coding sequence ATGTTTTTGCACTTAGGAGGAGATTGTGACATTTTGATTAGTGACATTATATTTATACTTGATTCAAAGTGTTCTTATGATTTAAAAAAAGCAAGTGAAGGAATATATGAAACAATTAATTTAACAGAACAAAATCCTAAATCTATTATAGTTACAAATTGCGATAATAAGTTTTATGTATACTATTCACCTATTTCATCAATAACCCTTTTAAAAAGAGCTGGAATAAGTAATCCTGCTTTCTTGGAAACGGAGGTAATATAA
- a CDS encoding DMT family transporter, whose amino-acid sequence MSLKNISRVMDLKNKSLIEIHIAVLFFGLAGLFGKLISLPSIIIVFGRVLFASGFLITLLFFQKESIKLDERKEYFYFIMLGSILAFHWVAFFLSIQLSTVAIGLLMFSTFPVFVAFIEPIFFKDKIYIKDIFIAVITFSGVAFVIPNFEFENSMTQGVLWGILSGFSFAILSVMNKKYVSKYKSLVISFYQCFVATMVLLPFIFTMKLDFDSKNIILLIVLGVVFTGVSHTLFINGLKNVKAQTASIIASLEPVYGIIATVILLREIPSLREILGGIIILSTAIYSTLKTKKND is encoded by the coding sequence ATGAGTTTAAAAAATATATCTAGAGTTATGGATTTAAAAAATAAAAGTCTTATAGAAATTCATATCGCGGTTTTATTTTTCGGACTTGCAGGATTGTTCGGAAAACTTATATCTCTTCCATCAATAATAATTGTTTTTGGAAGGGTTCTATTTGCTTCGGGATTTTTGATTACTTTGCTATTCTTTCAAAAGGAAAGTATTAAGTTAGATGAGAGAAAAGAATATTTTTACTTCATTATGCTGGGGTCAATTTTAGCTTTTCATTGGGTTGCGTTTTTCTTATCGATACAACTATCAACTGTAGCAATAGGATTATTGATGTTTTCTACATTTCCTGTCTTTGTTGCTTTTATAGAGCCTATTTTTTTTAAAGACAAGATCTATATTAAAGATATTTTTATAGCAGTTATTACGTTTTCTGGCGTTGCTTTTGTAATACCAAATTTTGAATTTGAAAACAGTATGACTCAAGGTGTATTGTGGGGTATATTATCTGGATTCTCATTTGCTATACTTTCAGTTATGAATAAAAAGTATGTAAGCAAGTATAAGAGTTTGGTAATATCATTTTATCAGTGTTTTGTTGCTACAATGGTATTACTACCATTTATTTTTACAATGAAACTTGATTTTGACTCTAAGAACATAATACTTCTTATTGTATTAGGTGTTGTTTTCACAGGTGTATCACATACTTTATTTATTAATGGATTAAAAAATGTAAAAGCTCAAACAGCAAGTATTATTGCAAGTCTTGAGCCAGTGTATGGTATAATTGCTACTGTAATATTATTGAGAGAAATTCCGTCTCTAAGAGAAATTTTAGGTGGAATTATTATTTTGAGCACTGCTATTTATTCAACATTAAAAACTAAAAAAAATGATTAA
- a CDS encoding CBO0543 family protein, with product MHIEQLLQYGSMVISIFLLILKRKGMKKFIPVGLFACFYANVICHIACHVNWWDYSSQFTELPVNCMVSPVMAMFWVRYSPSTLKRQIIWTFLFTSLLTVFEFIIERYTDIINYHNGYDWYYTWILWFLSWFIWSKFHRWFYSSHQN from the coding sequence ATGCACATAGAACAATTACTTCAGTATGGATCAATGGTTATATCAATATTTTTACTTATATTAAAACGAAAAGGAATGAAAAAATTTATACCTGTAGGATTATTTGCTTGTTTTTATGCAAATGTTATATGTCATATCGCCTGTCATGTGAATTGGTGGGATTATTCATCGCAATTTACGGAACTTCCTGTTAACTGTATGGTATCTCCTGTAATGGCAATGTTTTGGGTAAGATATTCACCTTCTACATTAAAAAGACAAATCATATGGACTTTTTTATTTACGAGTCTATTAACAGTTTTTGAATTTATTATCGAGCGCTATACAGATATAATCAACTACCACAATGGATATGATTGGTACTATACATGGATTCTTTGGTTTCTTAGTTGGTTTATTTGGTCGAAATTCCATAGATGGTTTTACTCATCTCATCAAAATTAG
- a CDS encoding DUF948 domain-containing protein, with protein sequence MEISVWQLGILIMAIGFVFVCINLGNAIKSSTKIIVNVNRMIEQNEKKVDNIVTNLDTITEDVEKVVSLGSNISGVIQSVKFVNKIFLKKK encoded by the coding sequence ATGGAAATCAGTGTATGGCAATTAGGAATATTGATAATGGCTATAGGATTTGTATTTGTATGTATAAATCTAGGTAATGCAATAAAATCTTCTACTAAGATAATAGTAAATGTAAATAGAATGATAGAACAAAATGAAAAAAAAGTAGATAATATAGTCACTAATTTAGATACTATAACTGAGGATGTTGAGAAAGTAGTGTCCTTAGGGAGCAACATATCAGGAGTTATACAAAGTGTAAAATTTGTAAATAAAATATTTCTGAAAAAAAAATAA
- a CDS encoding YtxH domain-containing protein, translating to MSKKSRYFVLGGIIGAITALLFAPKSGKESREDVLNATRDIVNEPEEFKIRMKDWIKNIIDRLSEEEIVQTQDEIVISKTFNEEEE from the coding sequence GTGAGCAAAAAGAGTAGATACTTTGTACTTGGAGGTATAATAGGGGCTATAACAGCTTTATTGTTTGCACCAAAGAGCGGTAAAGAATCTAGAGAAGATGTATTAAATGCTACTAGAGATATTGTAAACGAACCTGAAGAATTTAAAATAAGAATGAAAGATTGGATAAAAAATATAATAGATAGATTAAGTGAAGAGGAGATTGTTCAAACTCAAGATGAAATAGTCATAAGCAAGACTTTTAATGAGGAGGAAGAATAA
- a CDS encoding STAS domain-containing protein encodes MSIIINKNFDDNKDVWNIDVHGEIDIYTANELKDSLIESVSLKPKDVVLNASNLEYIDSTGLGVLIGILKRLKTDEKDIYITNAKQNVKKIFNITGLDKIFKVEG; translated from the coding sequence ATGTCAATTATAATAAACAAAAATTTTGATGATAATAAGGATGTATGGAATATAGATGTACATGGAGAAATTGATATATATACAGCTAATGAACTGAAGGATAGTTTGATAGAGTCTGTATCTTTAAAACCAAAAGATGTAGTTTTAAATGCTTCTAATTTAGAATATATAGATTCTACAGGATTAGGAGTATTGATAGGGATATTAAAAAGATTAAAAACAGATGAAAAGGATATATATATAACTAACGCAAAGCAAAATGTAAAAAAGATTTTCAATATAACTGGTTTAGATAAAATATTTAAAGTGGAGGGATAG
- a CDS encoding RNA-binding S4 domain-containing protein: MKQIKIDSEFIKLDQLLKLADMVGSGGHAKSMILDGEVKVNGEVAYQRGKKIRSNDIVEVDSIKIKVL; this comes from the coding sequence ATGAAACAAATTAAAATAGATTCAGAGTTTATAAAGTTAGACCAACTTCTAAAATTAGCTGATATGGTAGGATCGGGTGGCCATGCTAAAAGTATGATATTAGACGGTGAAGTTAAGGTTAACGGAGAAGTTGCATACCAAAGAGGAAAAAAAATAAGATCGAATGATATTGTAGAAGTTGACTCAATTAAGATAAAGGTACTATAG
- a CDS encoding SigB/SigF/SigG family RNA polymerase sigma factor: protein MKNVAKATKDKDKPIDTKELFRKYRESKDIDIRNRLIENYMYIVDILSKKFINKGIEYEDIYQVGSLGLIYAIDRFDVEKGYEFSSFATPTIVGEIKKYFRDKGWAIRVPRRIQELSKKVNKAKVELQQKNQKPPKVIDIAAYLGCSEEEVLEAMEASQGYNTTSLDITYDNDGDDKQVKLMDLMGDEDKNFSKIENEDFINKFMTNLDEVQIKIMKDRFFNNKTQSQLAKELNVSQMTISRIEKKIITKLRQEYEKI from the coding sequence ATGAAAAATGTAGCAAAAGCTACAAAGGATAAAGATAAGCCAATAGATACTAAAGAATTGTTCAGAAAATACAGGGAAAGCAAAGATATAGACATAAGAAATAGATTAATCGAAAATTATATGTATATAGTTGATATACTGTCTAAAAAATTCATAAACAAAGGAATTGAATATGAAGATATATATCAAGTAGGATCATTAGGTCTTATATATGCTATTGATAGATTTGATGTAGAAAAAGGATATGAATTTTCAAGTTTTGCAACTCCTACTATAGTTGGAGAAATAAAGAAGTACTTTAGAGATAAGGGTTGGGCTATAAGAGTTCCAAGAAGAATCCAGGAATTATCAAAAAAAGTTAACAAGGCTAAAGTTGAACTTCAGCAGAAAAATCAAAAGCCCCCTAAGGTTATAGATATAGCTGCTTATTTGGGGTGTTCTGAAGAAGAAGTTTTAGAGGCCATGGAAGCATCTCAAGGATATAATACTACATCATTAGATATAACTTATGATAATGATGGAGATGATAAGCAAGTTAAGTTAATGGACTTAATGGGAGATGAAGATAAAAACTTTTCTAAAATAGAGAATGAAGATTTTATAAATAAGTTTATGACAAATCTTGATGAAGTTCAAATTAAAATTATGAAAGATAGATTTTTTAACAATAAAACGCAAAGTCAACTAGCAAAAGAATTAAATGTATCTCAAATGACTATATCTAGGATAGAAAAAAAGATAATTACGAAATTAAGACAAGAGTATGAAAAAATATAA
- the recF gene encoding DNA replication/repair protein RecF (All proteins in this family for which functions are known are DNA-binding proteins that assist the filamentation of RecA onto DNA for the initiation of recombination or recombinational repair.) — MYLKSIKLINFRNYDQLYLNFDKRINLLLGKNGQGKTNILEAIYLMSIGKSFRTNKDKELIRFNSENTYVGGIFSKKMENNIIELVLGNNAKKGIKINKISIDKIMHLLGNLNVVIFSPEDLKLVKDGPKERRKFIDREISQIIPLYYNYISNYNKILIQRNKLLKSNYIDENLLDIYDEKLGEYAKSIYLYRRDFIKKIELLSKKIHKNLTSDSENLKIEYVNQIQVDDDDDLEILRNKFLEKLKSSRNLDRQYRTTKIGPHRDDISIFINELDVRLYGSQGQQRTASISLKLSEIELIKEETGESPILLLDDIFSELDQRRQKLLIEEFEDIQIFITSAEENHKLIFEDKDVNIIHIEKGRASQ, encoded by the coding sequence GTGTACTTAAAAAGTATAAAGCTTATTAATTTTAGAAATTATGATCAACTCTATCTAAATTTCGATAAAAGGATAAACTTATTGTTAGGAAAAAATGGACAAGGTAAAACTAATATATTAGAAGCTATATACTTAATGAGTATAGGAAAATCCTTTAGAACTAACAAAGATAAGGAATTAATACGATTTAATAGTGAAAATACTTATGTAGGCGGAATATTTTCCAAAAAAATGGAAAATAATATAATAGAATTAGTTCTTGGAAACAATGCGAAAAAAGGTATAAAGATAAATAAAATTTCAATAGATAAGATTATGCATTTATTAGGAAATTTAAATGTTGTTATATTTTCGCCAGAAGATCTGAAGCTTGTAAAAGATGGGCCTAAAGAGAGACGGAAATTTATAGATAGAGAAATAAGTCAGATAATTCCCTTGTATTATAATTACATTTCTAATTACAACAAAATACTAATTCAAAGAAATAAACTCTTAAAATCTAATTATATAGATGAAAACTTACTTGATATATATGACGAAAAATTAGGCGAATATGCTAAATCCATATATTTGTATAGAAGAGATTTTATAAAGAAAATAGAGTTGTTATCTAAAAAAATTCATAAAAACCTAACTAGCGATTCGGAAAATTTAAAAATAGAATATGTAAATCAAATTCAGGTAGATGATGATGATGATTTAGAAATTTTAAGAAATAAATTTTTAGAAAAATTAAAATCTAGTCGAAATTTAGATAGGCAATATAGAACTACTAAAATAGGACCTCATAGGGATGACATTAGTATTTTTATAAATGAATTAGATGTTAGATTATATGGATCTCAAGGACAGCAAAGAACAGCATCTATATCATTGAAGTTGTCGGAAATAGAACTTATAAAAGAAGAAACAGGAGAATCTCCAATTCTTTTATTAGATGACATATTCAGTGAATTAGACCAAAGAAGACAGAAATTATTGATTGAAGAGTTTGAAGATATTCAAATCTTTATAACTAGTGCTGAGGAGAATCATAAACTGATTTTTGAAGATAAAGATGTAAATATAATTCATATTGAAAAAGGAAGGGCTAGCCAGTAG